In a single window of the Streptomyces sp. NBC_00353 genome:
- the hemC gene encoding hydroxymethylbilane synthase: MSAPELIRIVSRDSPMALAQVERVRAELAALHPGTATEVVAVKTTGDKWMGDLAQVEGKGAFTKEVDAALLSGQADFAVHCVKDIPADRPLPAGTTFAAFLRRDDIRDALVHPGGLTLDRLPDGARIGTSSVRRSAQLAASHPHLQCVPMRGNANRRLDKLAAGEADALLLAVSGLERIDRTDVITEVLSVEAMCPPIGAGILALQCREGDTELIEAISGLGHPATHREATAERMFLHVLQGHCNSPIAGYARTEGAGELSLRAKVFTPDGKVILNAHEWAGRLDPATLGTSVAVALLRQGARELIDGIPH; encoded by the coding sequence ATGTCCGCCCCTGAACTGATCCGTATCGTGTCCCGCGACTCGCCCATGGCCCTCGCCCAGGTGGAGCGCGTCCGTGCCGAGCTGGCCGCCCTCCATCCCGGCACCGCCACCGAGGTCGTGGCCGTCAAGACCACCGGTGACAAGTGGATGGGTGATCTCGCCCAGGTCGAAGGGAAGGGCGCGTTCACCAAGGAGGTCGACGCCGCCCTCCTCTCGGGCCAGGCGGACTTCGCAGTGCACTGTGTCAAGGACATCCCGGCCGACCGGCCGCTGCCCGCCGGAACCACCTTCGCGGCCTTCCTCCGACGGGACGACATCCGCGACGCCCTCGTGCACCCCGGAGGTCTCACCCTCGACCGGCTCCCCGACGGAGCCAGGATCGGCACCTCCTCCGTACGGCGCAGTGCCCAGCTTGCCGCCTCCCACCCGCACCTCCAGTGCGTGCCGATGCGGGGCAACGCCAACCGCCGGCTCGACAAGCTCGCCGCGGGCGAAGCGGACGCGCTGCTTCTGGCCGTCTCCGGCCTGGAACGCATCGACCGCACGGATGTGATCACCGAAGTCCTGTCGGTCGAGGCGATGTGCCCACCGATCGGAGCCGGGATCCTCGCCCTCCAGTGCCGTGAGGGCGACACGGAGCTGATCGAAGCGATCAGCGGCCTCGGCCACCCCGCCACCCACCGCGAGGCCACCGCCGAGCGCATGTTCCTGCACGTGCTGCAGGGCCACTGCAACAGCCCCATCGCCGGATACGCCCGCACCGAGGGCGCCGGTGAACTGTCGCTACGGGCGAAGGTCTTCACGCCCGACGGGAAGGTGATCCTCAACGCCCACGAGTGGGCAGGCCGCCTGGACCCGGCCACGCTCGGCACGTCTGTCGCGGTCGCCCTCCTGCGCCAGGGAGCCCGCGAACTCATCGACGGAATCCCGCACTGA
- the xylA gene encoding xylose isomerase: MSDRFTPTSADKFTFGLWTVGWRGNDPFGDATRPALDPVESVERLAELGAHGVTFHDDDLIPFGSTDSERAAIITRFKDALDRTGLKVPMATTNLFTHPVFKDGGFTSNDRDVRRYALRKVIRNIDLAVELGATTYVAWGGREGAESGGAKDVRVALDRMKEAFDLLGEYVVEQGYDLRFAIEPKPNEPRGDILLPTVGHALAFIERLERPEMYGVNPEVGHEQMAGLNFPHGIAQALWAGKLYHIDLNGQSGIKYDQDLRFGAGDLRQAFWLVDLLETSDYNGPRHFDFKPVRTDGIDGVWESAKNCMRNYLILKERALAFRADPAVQEALTASRLHELAQPTAEDGLKSLLADTSAYEEFDATAAAERSMAFEALDQLAMEHLLGVR; the protein is encoded by the coding sequence ATGTCGGACCGCTTCACTCCCACCTCCGCGGACAAGTTCACCTTCGGTCTCTGGACCGTCGGCTGGCGCGGCAACGACCCCTTCGGTGACGCCACCCGTCCCGCGCTCGACCCGGTCGAGTCCGTCGAGCGACTGGCGGAGCTCGGTGCGCACGGCGTGACGTTCCACGACGACGACCTGATCCCGTTCGGCTCCACGGACAGCGAGCGGGCCGCGATCATCACGCGCTTCAAGGACGCCCTGGACCGCACCGGTCTGAAGGTCCCGATGGCGACGACGAACCTGTTCACCCACCCGGTGTTCAAGGACGGCGGCTTCACCTCCAACGACCGCGACGTGCGCCGCTACGCGCTGCGCAAGGTCATCCGCAACATCGACCTCGCCGTCGAGCTCGGCGCCACCACGTATGTGGCCTGGGGCGGCCGTGAGGGCGCCGAGTCCGGTGGCGCCAAGGACGTACGGGTGGCGCTGGACCGGATGAAGGAGGCCTTCGACCTGCTCGGCGAGTACGTCGTCGAGCAGGGCTACGACCTGCGGTTCGCGATCGAGCCGAAGCCGAACGAGCCGCGCGGCGACATCCTGCTGCCCACCGTCGGCCACGCCCTCGCGTTCATCGAGCGCCTCGAGCGCCCCGAGATGTACGGCGTCAACCCCGAGGTCGGCCACGAGCAGATGGCCGGACTGAACTTCCCGCACGGCATCGCCCAGGCCCTGTGGGCCGGCAAGCTCTACCACATCGACCTCAACGGCCAGTCCGGCATCAAGTACGACCAGGACCTCCGCTTCGGCGCCGGCGACCTGCGCCAGGCCTTCTGGCTCGTCGACCTCCTCGAGACCTCCGACTACAACGGCCCGCGCCACTTCGACTTCAAGCCGGTACGCACCGACGGCATCGACGGAGTCTGGGAGTCCGCGAAGAACTGCATGCGCAACTACCTGATCCTCAAGGAGCGCGCCCTCGCCTTCCGCGCCGACCCCGCCGTGCAGGAAGCACTGACCGCCTCCCGCCTCCACGAACTCGCACAGCCCACCGCCGAGGACGGCCTCAAGAGCCTCCTCGCCGACACCTCCGCATACGAGGAGTTCGACGCCACGGCCGCCGCCGAACGCTCGATGGCCTTCGAAGCCCTCGACCAGCTCGCCATGGAACACCTCCTCGGCGTCCGCTGA
- the acnA gene encoding aconitate hydratase AcnA, with the protein MSANSFDARSTLRVGDESYEIFRLDKVEGSARLPYSLKVLLENLLRTEDGANITADHIRAVGGWDSQAQPSQEIQFTPARVIMQDFTGVPCVVDLATMREAVKELGGDPAKINPLAPAELVIDHSVIADKFGTNDAFAQNVELEYGRNKERYQFLRWGQTAFDEFKVVPPGTGIVHQVNIEHLARTVMVRNGQAYPDTLVGTDSHTTMVNGLGVLGWGVGGIEAEAAMLGQPVSMLIPRVVGFKLTGELKPGTTATDLVLTITEMLRKHGVVGKFVEFYGEGVSATSLANRATIGNMSPEFGSTAAIFPIDGETLKYLRLTGRDEQQVALVEAYAKEQGLWLDPAAEPDFSEKLELDLATVVPSIAGPKRPQDRIVLANAKEQFAQDVRNYVSEDEESGKESFPASDAPASDAPASANGVPSRPTTVTAPDGTTYEIDHGAVTVAAITSCTNTSNPYVMVAAALVAKKAVEKGLTRKPWVKTTLAPGSKVVTDYFDKAGLTPYLDKVGFNLVGYGCTTCIGNSGPLPEEVSKAVNEHDLAVTSVLSGNRNFEGRINPDVKMNYLASPPLVVAYAIAGSMKVDITKDALGIDQDGQPVYLADIWPSEAEVNDVVANSIGEDMFNKSYQDVFAGDAQWQALSIPTGNTFEWDPQSTYVRKPPYFEGMTMETTPVADITGARVLAKLGDSVTTDHISPAGAIKADTPAGTYLTEHGVERRDFNSYGSRRGNHEVMIRGTFANIRLRNQIAPGTEGGFTRDFTQADAPVSFIYDASQNYQAAGTPLVILAGKEYGSGSSRDWAAKGTALLGVKAVIAESYERIHRSNLIGMGVLPLQFPEGATAEALGLTGEETFSFTGVTELNNGTTPRTVKVSTDTGVEFDAVVRIDTPGEADYYRNGGIMQYVLRSLIRK; encoded by the coding sequence GTGTCGGCGAACAGCTTCGACGCCCGCAGCACGCTGCGCGTGGGCGACGAGTCGTACGAGATCTTCAGGCTGGACAAGGTCGAGGGCTCCGCGCGCCTCCCTTACAGCCTGAAGGTGCTGCTGGAGAACCTGCTCCGCACCGAGGACGGCGCGAACATCACCGCCGACCACATCCGGGCAGTGGGCGGCTGGGACTCCCAGGCCCAGCCCAGCCAGGAGATCCAGTTCACGCCGGCCCGCGTGATCATGCAGGACTTCACCGGCGTTCCGTGTGTCGTGGACCTCGCCACCATGCGTGAGGCCGTGAAGGAGCTCGGCGGCGACCCGGCGAAGATCAACCCCCTCGCGCCGGCCGAGCTGGTCATCGACCACTCCGTCATCGCGGACAAGTTCGGCACCAACGACGCGTTCGCGCAGAACGTCGAGCTGGAGTACGGCCGCAACAAGGAGCGCTACCAGTTCCTGCGCTGGGGCCAGACCGCCTTCGACGAGTTCAAGGTCGTCCCCCCGGGCACCGGCATCGTCCACCAGGTCAACATCGAGCACCTGGCCCGTACGGTCATGGTCCGTAACGGCCAGGCGTACCCCGACACCCTCGTCGGCACCGACTCGCACACCACCATGGTCAACGGCCTCGGCGTGCTGGGCTGGGGCGTCGGCGGCATCGAGGCCGAGGCCGCGATGCTCGGCCAGCCGGTCTCCATGCTCATCCCGCGTGTCGTCGGCTTCAAGCTGACCGGCGAGCTGAAGCCCGGCACCACCGCCACCGACCTCGTGCTGACCATCACGGAGATGCTCCGCAAGCACGGCGTCGTCGGCAAGTTCGTCGAGTTCTACGGTGAGGGCGTCTCCGCCACCTCCCTCGCGAACCGCGCCACCATCGGCAACATGTCGCCGGAGTTCGGCTCCACCGCCGCGATCTTCCCGATCGACGGCGAGACGCTGAAGTACCTGCGTCTGACGGGCCGTGACGAGCAGCAGGTCGCGCTCGTCGAGGCGTACGCCAAGGAGCAGGGCCTCTGGCTGGACCCGGCCGCCGAGCCGGACTTCTCCGAGAAGCTGGAGCTCGACCTCGCCACGGTCGTCCCCTCCATCGCCGGCCCGAAGCGTCCGCAGGACCGCATCGTCCTGGCCAACGCCAAGGAGCAGTTCGCGCAGGACGTCCGCAACTACGTCTCCGAGGACGAGGAGTCGGGCAAGGAGTCCTTCCCGGCCTCCGACGCCCCGGCCTCCGACGCCCCGGCCTCCGCCAACGGTGTGCCGTCGCGTCCGACCACGGTCACGGCCCCCGACGGGACGACGTACGAGATCGACCACGGCGCCGTCACCGTCGCCGCGATCACCTCCTGCACCAACACCTCGAACCCGTACGTCATGGTCGCCGCGGCGCTCGTGGCCAAGAAAGCGGTCGAGAAGGGCCTGACCCGCAAGCCGTGGGTCAAGACCACCCTCGCCCCGGGCTCCAAGGTCGTCACCGACTACTTCGACAAGGCGGGCCTGACCCCGTACCTCGACAAGGTCGGCTTCAACCTCGTCGGCTACGGCTGCACCACCTGCATCGGCAACTCCGGCCCGCTGCCGGAGGAGGTCTCCAAGGCGGTCAACGAGCACGACCTGGCCGTGACCTCGGTGCTCTCCGGCAACCGTAACTTCGAGGGCCGGATCAACCCCGACGTCAAGATGAACTACCTGGCGTCGCCGCCGCTGGTCGTCGCGTACGCCATCGCCGGTTCGATGAAGGTCGACATCACCAAGGACGCCCTGGGCATCGACCAGGACGGCCAGCCGGTCTACCTCGCGGACATCTGGCCCTCCGAGGCCGAGGTCAACGACGTCGTCGCCAACTCCATCGGCGAGGACATGTTCAACAAGTCCTACCAGGACGTCTTCGCGGGCGACGCCCAGTGGCAGGCGCTGTCGATCCCGACCGGCAACACCTTCGAGTGGGACCCGCAGTCCACCTACGTGCGGAAGCCCCCGTACTTCGAGGGCATGACGATGGAGACGACCCCGGTCGCCGACATCACCGGCGCGCGCGTGCTCGCCAAGCTGGGCGACTCGGTCACCACCGACCACATCTCCCCGGCCGGTGCGATCAAGGCCGACACCCCGGCCGGCACGTACCTGACGGAGCACGGCGTCGAGCGCCGCGACTTCAACTCGTACGGCTCGCGCCGCGGCAACCACGAGGTCATGATTCGCGGCACCTTCGCGAACATCCGGCTGCGCAACCAGATCGCCCCGGGCACCGAGGGTGGTTTCACCCGCGACTTCACCCAGGCCGACGCACCGGTGTCGTTCATCTACGACGCCTCGCAGAACTACCAGGCCGCCGGCACCCCGCTGGTCATCCTGGCGGGCAAGGAGTACGGCTCCGGCTCGTCCCGCGACTGGGCCGCCAAGGGCACCGCGCTCCTCGGCGTCAAGGCCGTCATCGCCGAGTCGTACGAGCGCATCCACCGCTCGAACCTCATCGGCATGGGCGTCCTCCCGCTCCAGTTCCCGGAGGGCGCGACCGCCGAGGCCCTCGGACTCACCGGCGAGGAGACCTTCTCCTTCACCGGCGTGACCGAGCTGAACAACGGCACGACGCCGCGCACGGTGAAGGTCTCCACCGACACCGGTGTGGAGTTCGACGCGGTCGTCCGCATCGACACCCCCGGTGAGGCGGACTACTACCGCAACGGCGGCATCATGCAGTACGTGCTCCGGAGCCTGATCCGCAAGTAG
- a CDS encoding COG4705 family protein produces the protein MKKLPEVTLAFWIMKIAATTLGETAGDLFAQTLGLGYFLTTVALFLIFVITLVVQLRSTRYNPFFYWTVILSTSMAGTTMSDFMNRDASAKYLSGGSKSLGWGPQGLGLGYPTGAAILVSLLIAIFVVWKFTGLTFAIRDIVTFRAEALFWSAILVSNTLGTSMGDFLSDSSGLGYAGGALLVTGLLAGLLALMWVPSVPNVLLFWIAFVLTRPLGATVGDFLTKPAAKGGLDLGTAGSSVALLTLLIGLVSYAQVRERRGALPRNEVLAENS, from the coding sequence ATGAAGAAACTACCGGAGGTGACTCTGGCCTTCTGGATCATGAAGATCGCCGCGACGACGCTCGGCGAGACGGCCGGTGACCTGTTCGCCCAGACCCTGGGGCTCGGCTATTTCCTCACCACGGTCGCACTGTTCCTGATCTTCGTCATCACGCTGGTCGTACAGCTGAGGTCCACGCGCTACAACCCCTTTTTCTACTGGACCGTCATCCTGTCCACCAGCATGGCGGGCACCACGATGTCCGACTTCATGAACCGTGACGCCAGCGCCAAGTACCTTTCCGGCGGTTCCAAGTCGCTGGGCTGGGGGCCGCAGGGCCTGGGGTTGGGATACCCCACGGGAGCTGCGATCCTGGTCTCGCTTTTGATCGCCATCTTCGTCGTCTGGAAGTTCACCGGGCTGACGTTCGCCATCCGCGACATCGTCACTTTTCGTGCGGAGGCTCTTTTCTGGTCGGCGATCCTCGTGTCGAACACGCTCGGCACGTCCATGGGCGATTTCCTGTCCGACAGCTCGGGACTCGGCTATGCGGGTGGCGCACTTCTCGTCACCGGGCTGCTCGCGGGGCTCCTCGCACTCATGTGGGTGCCCTCCGTGCCGAACGTCCTGCTGTTCTGGATCGCGTTCGTACTCACTCGCCCCCTCGGCGCCACCGTCGGCGACTTCCTCACCAAGCCTGCCGCCAAGGGGGGCCTCGACCTCGGTACGGCGGGCTCGTCGGTCGCGCTCCTCACGCTTCTCATCGGCCTCGTGAGCTATGCCCAGGTGCGGGAGCGGAGGGGTGCCCTGCCGCGCAACGAGGTCCTGGCCGAGAATTCCTGA
- a CDS encoding helix-turn-helix domain-containing protein yields MSDDYLARIGKLIRDARQHRGWTQSQLAEALGTSQSAVNRIERGNQNISLEMIARIGEALDSEIVSLGYAGPMHLRVVGGRRLSGSIDVKTSKNACVALLCGSLLNKGRTVLRRVARIEEVYRLLEVLNSIGVRTRWINDGTDLEIVPPAQLDMAAIDADAARRTRSIIMFLGPLLHRMDQFKLPYAGGCDLGTRTIEPHMIALRRFGLEIAATEGLYHAQIDHSITPDRPIVLTERGDTVTENALLAAARHNGTTVIRNASSNYMVQDLCFFLEALGIRIDGIGTTTLTVHGVANIDVDVDYSPSEDPVEAMSLLAAAVVTESELTIRRVPIEFLEIELAVLEEMGVDCDRTTEYAADNGRTRLVDLTVRPSKLEAPIDKIHPMPFPGLNIDNVPFFAAIAASAHGKTLIHDWVYDNRAIYLTDLNRLGGRLQLLDPHRVLVEGPTRWRAAEMICPPALRPAVVVLLAMMAAEGTSVLRNVYVINRGYEELAERLNSVGAQIEIFRDI; encoded by the coding sequence ATGTCAGACGACTACCTCGCACGCATCGGCAAGCTCATACGTGACGCCCGTCAGCACCGGGGCTGGACACAGAGCCAACTTGCCGAAGCGCTCGGCACCAGCCAGAGCGCCGTCAACCGCATCGAGCGGGGCAATCAGAACATCAGCCTTGAGATGATTGCCCGTATCGGTGAAGCACTCGACAGTGAGATCGTGTCGCTCGGCTATGCCGGACCGATGCACCTGCGGGTGGTCGGCGGGCGCCGCCTCTCCGGCTCGATCGACGTCAAGACCAGCAAGAACGCGTGCGTGGCGCTGCTCTGCGGCTCGCTGCTCAACAAGGGGCGTACGGTCCTGCGCCGCGTCGCCCGGATCGAGGAGGTCTATCGCCTCCTCGAAGTTCTGAACTCCATAGGTGTGCGGACCCGCTGGATCAACGACGGGACCGACCTGGAGATAGTCCCGCCGGCCCAGCTCGACATGGCCGCCATCGACGCGGACGCGGCCCGCCGCACCCGGTCCATCATCATGTTCCTCGGCCCGCTGCTGCACCGCATGGACCAGTTCAAACTGCCGTACGCGGGCGGCTGCGACCTCGGCACCCGGACCATCGAGCCGCACATGATCGCGCTGCGCCGGTTCGGCCTGGAGATCGCCGCGACCGAGGGCCTCTACCACGCCCAGATCGACCACTCGATCACCCCCGACCGCCCCATCGTGCTGACCGAGCGCGGCGACACGGTGACGGAGAACGCGCTGCTGGCGGCCGCCCGCCACAACGGCACGACCGTCATCCGTAACGCGTCGTCCAACTACATGGTCCAGGACCTGTGCTTCTTCCTGGAGGCGCTGGGCATACGCATCGACGGCATCGGTACGACGACGCTGACCGTGCACGGCGTGGCGAACATAGACGTGGATGTCGACTACTCCCCCTCCGAGGACCCGGTCGAGGCGATGAGTCTGCTCGCCGCCGCCGTGGTGACGGAGTCCGAGCTGACGATCCGCCGGGTGCCGATCGAGTTCCTGGAGATCGAGCTCGCGGTGCTCGAGGAGATGGGCGTCGACTGCGACCGCACGACGGAGTACGCGGCGGACAACGGCCGCACCCGGCTGGTCGATCTGACGGTCCGGCCCTCCAAGCTGGAGGCCCCGATCGACAAGATCCACCCGATGCCGTTCCCCGGTCTCAACATCGACAACGTGCCGTTCTTCGCGGCCATCGCCGCCTCCGCGCACGGCAAGACCCTCATACACGACTGGGTCTACGACAACCGCGCGATCTATCTGACGGACCTCAACCGACTGGGCGGCCGGCTCCAGCTGCTCGACCCGCACCGGGTCCTGGTGGAGGGCCCGACCCGCTGGCGCGCGGCCGAGATGATCTGCCCGCCGGCGCTGCGACCCGCCGTGGTGGTGCTGCTCGCGATGATGGCGGCCGAGGGCACCTCCGTACTGCGCAACGTGTACGTGATCAACCGCGGTTACGAGGAACTGGCGGAGCGCCTCAACTCGGTGGGCGCACAGATCGAGATCTTCCGGGACATCTGA
- a CDS encoding short-chain fatty acyl-CoA regulator family protein codes for MSKTYAGARLRRLREERRMSQAELARVLGISPSYLNQMEHDSRPLTVPVLLRLTEAFGVDPGFFSERDTSRLVADLREALAGEVAEARVSPTDLAELASRMPAVAKVLLDLSRRGQVLAERIAGETDNRDGRLPAPRSPHEEIREFFYRRQNYLHDTDLAAEELAHSIGIHPGDVVRVLAQRLTEKHGVRPTTRAAERLHHYDNASRTLHLSSRLRPGQRAFRMATQLALLEYGKEIDRLAAEDFPPGSPTHALARIGVANYFAAALILPYGVFHTAAEEARYDIERLTARFGLGYETVCHRLSTLQRPRLRGVPFSFVRVDRAGNMSKRQSATGFHFSRAGGTCPLWNVYEAFAAPGRIHVQIAAMPDGQRYLWTARAITRHRGGWGEPGKTFAIGLGCEIRHASRLVYSDGLDLDSASAATPIGMGCRICERLDCPQRAVPPLGRPLTIDENSSTFVPYPVADSTG; via the coding sequence GTGAGCAAGACGTACGCGGGCGCGCGACTGCGGCGCCTGCGGGAGGAACGGCGCATGAGCCAGGCCGAACTGGCCCGTGTGCTGGGTATCTCGCCCAGTTACCTGAACCAGATGGAGCACGACTCCCGTCCGCTGACGGTCCCCGTGTTGCTCAGACTCACCGAGGCCTTTGGCGTCGACCCGGGCTTCTTCTCCGAACGTGACACAAGCAGACTCGTGGCCGACCTGCGCGAGGCGCTGGCCGGTGAGGTGGCCGAGGCGCGCGTCTCACCGACCGATCTCGCGGAACTGGCTTCCCGGATGCCGGCTGTTGCGAAGGTGCTGCTCGACTTGAGCCGCCGTGGGCAGGTCCTCGCCGAACGGATCGCCGGAGAGACCGACAATCGCGACGGCCGGCTCCCGGCTCCGCGCTCACCGCACGAAGAGATCCGGGAGTTCTTCTACCGGCGCCAGAACTACCTGCACGACACGGATCTCGCCGCCGAGGAACTGGCCCACAGCATCGGCATCCATCCGGGAGACGTCGTCAGGGTGCTCGCGCAAAGGCTCACCGAGAAGCACGGCGTCCGGCCGACGACGCGGGCGGCCGAGCGCCTGCACCACTACGACAACGCCTCACGCACCCTGCACCTGTCGAGTCGCCTCCGGCCGGGCCAGCGGGCGTTCCGCATGGCGACACAGCTCGCCCTGCTCGAATACGGCAAGGAAATCGACCGGCTGGCAGCCGAGGACTTCCCGCCAGGGTCCCCGACGCACGCCTTGGCCCGCATCGGCGTCGCCAACTACTTCGCAGCAGCCCTGATCCTTCCGTACGGCGTCTTCCACACCGCTGCCGAGGAGGCGCGCTACGACATCGAGCGCCTCACCGCCCGCTTCGGGCTCGGCTACGAGACCGTCTGCCACCGGCTGAGCACCCTCCAGCGCCCGAGGCTGCGGGGGGTGCCGTTCTCGTTCGTCCGCGTCGACCGGGCGGGGAACATGTCGAAACGTCAGTCGGCCACCGGCTTCCACTTCTCCAGGGCCGGCGGCACATGCCCCCTTTGGAACGTCTACGAGGCATTCGCGGCACCTGGCCGCATCCACGTTCAGATCGCCGCCATGCCCGACGGGCAGCGGTACCTGTGGACCGCGCGAGCGATCACGCGGCACCGCGGCGGCTGGGGCGAACCCGGCAAGACCTTCGCCATCGGCCTGGGCTGCGAGATCCGTCACGCCTCGCGTCTGGTCTACTCCGACGGGCTCGACCTCGACAGTGCCTCCGCCGCCACCCCGATCGGAATGGGCTGCCGCATCTGCGAACGCCTCGACTGCCCCCAGCGCGCGGTACCACCGCTGGGCCGCCCGCTCACGATCGACGAGAACAGCAGCACGTTCGTCCCTTATCCGGTGGCCGACAGCACGGGGTGA
- a CDS encoding MarR family winged helix-turn-helix transcriptional regulator: MTSTPSPSREAPSEADYLRLDQQICFSLNAASRAFGSVYRVLLKDLGLTYPQYLVMLALWEYGELPVKKLGEYLRLDSGTLSPLLKRLEAAGLVRRERSAQDERSVHIHLTDEGTVLRERALAVPRRIAAATGFDLDEITDLQGRLNRLTAALNAAALDENLSRADGEFEK, translated from the coding sequence ATGACCTCCACGCCCAGTCCGAGCCGCGAAGCCCCGTCCGAGGCCGACTACCTCCGCCTCGACCAGCAGATCTGCTTTTCCCTGAACGCCGCGTCACGTGCCTTCGGCAGCGTGTACCGCGTGCTACTCAAGGACCTCGGGCTCACCTATCCCCAGTACCTGGTGATGCTGGCGCTCTGGGAGTACGGCGAGCTGCCGGTGAAGAAGCTGGGAGAGTATCTGCGGCTCGACTCCGGCACGCTGTCGCCGCTGCTGAAGCGCCTGGAGGCGGCGGGCCTGGTACGGCGCGAGCGCAGCGCCCAGGACGAGCGCTCGGTGCACATCCACCTCACGGACGAGGGCACGGTACTGCGCGAGCGGGCGCTGGCCGTGCCGCGCCGGATCGCCGCGGCGACCGGCTTCGACCTTGACGAGATCACCGATCTGCAGGGCCGCCTCAACCGACTCACGGCAGCGCTGAACGCGGCGGCACTGGACGAGAACCTGAGCCGCGCCGACGGGGAGTTCGAGAAGTAG
- a CDS encoding organic hydroperoxide resistance protein translates to MEALYTAVATATHGREGRAVTPDGKLDLQLAIPVEMGGSGQGTNPEQLFAAGYAACFASALGLVGRQAKIDVSDAAVTGEVGIGKQGEGFGLAVTLRVELPATVDEATGRKLVEQAHQVCPYSNATRGNIPVELVIE, encoded by the coding sequence ATGGAAGCGCTCTACACCGCCGTCGCCACTGCCACCCACGGCCGCGAGGGCCGCGCCGTCACCCCTGACGGCAAGCTGGATCTGCAGCTGGCCATCCCGGTGGAGATGGGCGGCAGCGGCCAGGGCACCAACCCCGAGCAGCTGTTCGCCGCAGGTTACGCCGCCTGCTTCGCCAGCGCCCTGGGACTCGTCGGCCGTCAGGCCAAGATCGACGTCAGCGACGCCGCCGTGACCGGCGAGGTCGGCATCGGCAAGCAGGGTGAGGGTTTCGGCCTCGCGGTCACGCTGCGCGTGGAGCTGCCCGCAACGGTCGACGAGGCCACCGGCCGCAAGCTGGTCGAGCAGGCCCACCAGGTCTGCCCCTACTCCAACGCGACCCGCGGCAACATCCCGGTCGAGCTCGTCATCGAGTAG
- a CDS encoding DUF6056 family protein, with the protein MRDEGFSGMVGKFYLGDNGRIANAVLVWAYARFGVAGHQWFGLVSGGVMLGILWAVTVSALRRAGLTAPRGVPLLVASMVTAVFLFATPNTYKTFYWPAASVSHTMAPVLACAAAVPLLRARSRRGRRCALVAVFVAGLCIGTLSEETSVVVLVVLSAVLLLLAGQRRGYVRGWCLTGMAGTGIGTLVLYTSPGARIRRGRFGTDGVSFLAPDSLLGSLRGFGHILGTILTTWAYLGAVAAGVLLGLLIRGPGGRRVVLPVRRRLLACVAVLAFLLSGYLCTVVAYPVFRESVTTSTRIWNDYLLLYVAVLVGAGALLGLALGQRTRHTGAVRAAGAAVCVAVCLSLAVPLWRLEADMRVRAVKWDHQDQWLRARAAAGDRVLPYTPVSVAGMVEPFRKHGRRVWPATCVADYYRLERITYSLRLP; encoded by the coding sequence GTGCGCGACGAAGGCTTCTCCGGGATGGTCGGCAAGTTCTATCTCGGGGACAACGGCCGGATCGCGAATGCCGTACTGGTCTGGGCGTACGCGAGGTTCGGTGTCGCGGGGCACCAGTGGTTCGGGCTGGTCAGCGGGGGCGTCATGCTGGGGATCCTGTGGGCGGTGACCGTATCGGCACTGCGCAGGGCCGGTCTCACGGCGCCGCGTGGAGTCCCGTTGCTCGTGGCGTCGATGGTGACGGCCGTCTTTCTGTTCGCGACGCCCAATACGTACAAGACGTTCTACTGGCCCGCCGCGTCCGTCTCGCACACCATGGCGCCGGTGCTCGCCTGTGCCGCAGCCGTACCGCTGCTCCGGGCCCGGTCCCGCCGGGGGCGGCGCTGTGCGCTGGTCGCGGTATTCGTGGCCGGTCTCTGCATCGGGACGCTCTCGGAGGAGACGTCCGTCGTCGTGCTCGTCGTCCTGTCGGCCGTTCTGCTGCTCCTCGCCGGGCAACGCCGTGGCTACGTCCGGGGCTGGTGCCTGACAGGCATGGCGGGGACCGGGATCGGGACGCTCGTGCTCTACACGTCGCCGGGTGCCCGGATCCGGCGGGGGCGATTCGGCACGGACGGGGTGTCCTTCCTCGCGCCCGACTCGCTCCTCGGGTCCCTGCGCGGCTTCGGGCACATTCTGGGGACGATCCTCACGACGTGGGCCTATCTGGGCGCGGTCGCGGCCGGGGTCCTGCTGGGGCTCCTGATCAGGGGGCCGGGCGGGCGGCGCGTGGTCCTGCCGGTGCGCCGGCGGCTGCTGGCCTGCGTGGCTGTTCTCGCGTTTCTCCTCTCCGGGTACCTCTGCACGGTCGTCGCGTATCCCGTCTTCAGGGAGAGCGTGACAACCTCTACGCGGATCTGGAACGACTACCTCCTGCTGTACGTCGCGGTGCTCGTCGGTGCCGGTGCGCTGCTGGGACTTGCCCTGGGGCAGCGGACACGGCACACCGGTGCGGTGCGGGCGGCCGGTGCTGCGGTGTGCGTCGCCGTGTGCCTCTCACTTGCCGTCCCACTGTGGCGGCTCGAAGCGGACATGCGCGTCCGGGCTGTGAAGTGGGACCACCAGGACCAGTGGCTGCGGGCGCGTGCGGCGGCCGGTGACCGGGTCCTCCCGTACACGCCCGTGTCGGTCGCCGGAATGGTGGAACCGTTCCGCAAGCACGGGCGGAGGGTCTGGCCGGCCACCTGTGTCGCCGACTACTACCGCCTGGAGCGGATCACCTACTCGCTGCGGCTCCCCTGA